In Phacochoerus africanus isolate WHEZ1 chromosome 2, ROS_Pafr_v1, whole genome shotgun sequence, one DNA window encodes the following:
- the RPS27L gene encoding 40S ribosomal protein S27-like, translating to MPLARDLLHPSLEEEKKKHKKKRLVQSPNSYFMDVKCPGCYKITTVFSHAQTVVLCVGCSTVLCQPTGGKARLTEGCSFRRKQH from the exons TTGGCTAGAGATTTACTGCATCCTTCcttggaagaggagaagaaaaaacataaaaagaaacgTCTGGTTCAGAGTCCAAATTCTTACTTTATGGATGTAAAATGTCCAG gttgcTACAAAATTACCACGGTTTTCAGCCATGCTCAGACAGTGGTGCTTTGTGTAGGTTGTTCAACAGTGTTGTGCCAGCCGACAGGAGGGAAGGCCAGACTCACAGAAG GATGTTCATTTAGAAGAAAGCAACACTAA
- the LACTB gene encoding serine beta-lactamase-like protein LACTB, mitochondrial yields MYRLLSAVPARAATPRGCAWGCGRRAAHQRAGLPQLGPGWVGGLGLGLGLALGMKLVGGLRGASPAPPPAAPDPEAPILSEPLPPQEQPLAPWSPHTPVPPHARRFARAIDSSRDLLHRIKDEVGAPGIVVGVSVDGKEVWSEGLGYADVENRVPCKPETVMRIASISKSLTMVALAKLWEAGKLDLDIPVQHYVPEFPEKEYEGEKVSVTTRLLISHLSGIRHYEKDMKKVKEEKAYKALKMMKETESDQEKDSKEKGGKSNEKNDFAAKTKIEQDNEAKGRNSKPCKKKNDFEQGELYLKEKFENSIESLRLFKNDPLFFKPGSQFLYSTFGYTLLAAIVERASGYKYLDYMQKIFHDLDMLTTVQEENEPVIYNRARFYVYNKKKRLINTPYVDNSYKWAGGGFLSTVGDLLKFGNAMLYGYQVGLFKNSNENLLPGYLKPETMLMIWTPVPNTEMSWDKEGKYAMAWGVVEKKQTYGSCRKQRHYASHTGGAVGASSVLLVLPEELDAEALNNKVPPRGIVVSIICNMQSVGLNSTALKIALEFDKDRSDIP; encoded by the exons ATGTACCGGCTCTTGTCAGCCGTGCCGGCTCGGGCCGCGACCCCCAGAGGCTGCGCCTGGGGCTGCGGGCGGCGCGCTGCCCACCAGCGCGCCGGGCTGCCGCAGCTCGGCCCCGGCTGGGTCGGGGGccttgggctggggctggggctggccctAGGTATGAAGCTGGTGGGAGGGCTGAGGGGCGCGTCCCCTGCGCCGCCCCCTGCGGCCCCCGACCCCGAGGCGCCGATTCTAAGCGAGCCGCTGCCgcctcaggagcagcccctcGCCCCGTGGTCTCCGCACACCCCGGTGCCGCCCCACGCCAGGCGCTTCGCCAGAGCCATCGACAGCAGCCGCGACCTCCTGCACAGGATCAAG GATGAGGTGGGCGCGCCAGGAATAGTGGTTGGAGTCTCTGTGGATGGAAAAGAAGTCTGGTCAGAAG GTTTAGGTTATGCTGATGTTGAGAACCGTGTACCATGCAAGCCAGAGACAGTTATGAGAATTGCCAGTATCAGCAAAAGCCTCACCATGGTTGCTCTTGCAAAATTATGGGAAGCAGGGAAACTAGATCTTGATATTCCAGTACAACATTATGTTCCTGAATTCccagaaaaagaatatgaaggtGAAAAG GTTTCTGTCACAACAAGATTATTGATTTCCCACTTAAGTGGAATTCGTCATTATGAAAAGGACATGAAAaaggtgaaagaagaaaaagcttatAAAGCTTTGAAGATGATGAAAGAGACAGAATCTGACCAGGAAAAAGactcaaaagaaaaaggaggcaaaagTAATGAAAAGAATGACTTTGCTGCTAAAACTAAGATAGAGCAAGATAATGAAGCCAAGGGCCGGAATTCAAAACCttgcaagaagaaaaatgattttgaacAAGGTGAATTGTATttgaaagaaaagtttgaaaattcAATTGAATCCCTACGATTATTTAAAAATGAccctttgttttttaaacctG GTAGTCAGTTTTTGTATTCAACTTTTGGCTATACCCTACTGGCAGCCATAGTAGAAAGAGCTTCAGGATATAAATATTTGGACTATATGCAGAAAATATTCCATGACTTGGATATGCTGACAACTGTGCAGGAGGAAAATGAGCCAGTGATTTACAATAGAGCAAG attttatgtTTACAATAAAAAGAAACGTCTTATCAACACTCCTTACGTGGATAACTCCTATAAATGGGCTGGTGGTGGATTTCTGTCTACAGTGGGTGACCTTCTGAAATTTGGGAATGCAATGCTGTATGGTTACCAAGTCGGGCTGTTTAAGAACTCAAATGAAAATCTTTTACCAGGATATCTCAAACCAGAAACCATGCTTATGATTTGGACACCAGTCCCTAACACAGAGATGTCTTGGGATAAAGAGGGTAAATATGCAATGGCATGGGGTGTTGTGGAAAagaagcaaacttatggttcttGCAGGAAGCAACGGCATTATGCCTCACATACTGGAGGTGCAGTGGGTGCCAGTAGTGTCTTGCTGGTCCTTCCTGAGGAACTGGATGCAGAAGCTCTAAATAACAAGGTTCCCCCAAGAGGAATAGTTGTTTCTATCATATGCAACATGCAGTCTGTTGGCCTCAACAGCACTGCTTTAAAGATTGCTCTGGAATTTGATAAAGACAGATCAGACATACCTTAA